A genomic region of Anas acuta chromosome 1, bAnaAcu1.1, whole genome shotgun sequence contains the following coding sequences:
- the PYROXD1 gene encoding pyridine nucleotide-disulfide oxidoreductase domain-containing protein 1 isoform X2, translating to MYEKLCLCAGAIPKLIFEGNPYVLGIRDTDSAQAFQKHLAQAQRIVVVGNGGIALELVYEIEGCEVIWAIKDKAIGNTFFDAGAAEFLIPKLTAEKRETPIECKRTKYTMEGSEKKEKPVAASDKVGSALGPDWHEGLNLKGTKEFSHKVHIEKLCEVKKIHLQQEFLQLQQMSLAFPKEEKNVEPDEVLWPVYVELTNGKIYGCDFIVSATGVVPNVKPFLDGNNFAIGEDGGLKVDKHMQTSLPDIYAAGDICTASWEPSPVWHQMRLWTQARQMGWYAAKCMAADALGESIDLDFSFELFAHVTKFFNYKVVVLGKYNAQGLGLDHELMLRCTKGQEYVKVVMQNGRMMGAVLIGETDLEETFENLILNQMDLSAYGEDLLNPDIDIEDYFD from the exons ATGTATGAAAAACTTTGCCTATGTGCTGGAGCAAtaccaaaattaatttttgaaggAAATCCATATGTATTAGGAATCCGGGATACTGACAGTGCACAG gcttttcagaagcatttggCCCAAGCTCAGAGAATAGTGGTGGTAGGAAATGGTGGAATTGCACTTGAATTAGT GTATGAAATTGAAGGCTGTGAAGTAATCTGGGCTATCAAAGACAAAGCCATTGGGAACACCTTTTTTGATGCAGGAGCAGCTGAATTTCTTATTCCAAAGCTAACTGCTGAAAAACGGGAGACTCCAATTGAATGTAAAAGAACCAAGTATACAATGGAAG GaagtgagaaaaaagaaaaacctgtagCAGCATCTGACAAAGTGGGCAGTGCCTTAGGCCCCGACTGGCATGAGGGCTTAAATCTTAAAGGGACTAAAGAG TTTTCTCATAAAGTGCATATTGAAAAACTATGtgaagtaaagaaaatacaCTTACAGCAAGAATTTTTACAACTGCAACAGATGTCTTTGGCTTTtcctaaagaagagaagaacGTAGAACCAGATGAGG TGCTATGGCCTGTATATGTGGAATTAACTAATGGAAAAATTTACGGATGCGATTTCATTGTCAGTGCAACTGGTGTTGTGCCAAATGTCAAACCATTTCTTGATGGCAATAAT TTTGCTATAGGTGAAGATGGAGGTCTTAAAGTAGATAAACACATGCAAACGTCCCTGCCAGATATCTATGCAGCTGGGGATATCTGCACAGCATCGTGGGAACCTAGTCCAGTGTGGCATCAG atgagACTGTGGACTCAAGCTAGGCAGATGGGATGGTATGCAGCAAAATGCATGGCAGCAGATGCTTTAGGGGAATCTATTGATCTGGATTTCAGCTTCGAACTGTTTGCTCATGTAACAAAATTTTTCAATTACAAG gTGGTGGTTTTGGGAAAATACAATGCTCAAGGCTTGGGTTTAGACCATGAACTAATGCTGAGATGTACTAAGGGACAAGAGTATGTTAAAGTGGTGATGCAGAATGGACGAATGATGGGCGCTGTGCTGATTGGTGAAACAGACTTggaagaaacatttgaaaacttGATTTTAAATCAAATGGATCTTTCAGCCTATGGTGAAGATCTCCTGAATCCAGATATTGATATAGAAGATTATTTTGATTGA
- the PYROXD1 gene encoding pyridine nucleotide-disulfide oxidoreductase domain-containing protein 1 isoform X1, which produces MAAAPGPARSRFAVVGGGIAGVTCAEKLAVEFPSEDIFLVTASPVIKAVTNFKQISKTLEEFDVEEQPSSLLERRYTNIKVIQSGVKQLKSDEHKFFTEDGKEYMYEKLCLCAGAIPKLIFEGNPYVLGIRDTDSAQAFQKHLAQAQRIVVVGNGGIALELVYEIEGCEVIWAIKDKAIGNTFFDAGAAEFLIPKLTAEKRETPIECKRTKYTMEGSEKKEKPVAASDKVGSALGPDWHEGLNLKGTKEFSHKVHIEKLCEVKKIHLQQEFLQLQQMSLAFPKEEKNVEPDEVLWPVYVELTNGKIYGCDFIVSATGVVPNVKPFLDGNNFAIGEDGGLKVDKHMQTSLPDIYAAGDICTASWEPSPVWHQMRLWTQARQMGWYAAKCMAADALGESIDLDFSFELFAHVTKFFNYKVVVLGKYNAQGLGLDHELMLRCTKGQEYVKVVMQNGRMMGAVLIGETDLEETFENLILNQMDLSAYGEDLLNPDIDIEDYFD; this is translated from the exons CTGGCTGTGGAATTCCCATCGGAAGACATTTTTTTAGTGACAGCTTCTCCAGTTATAAAAGCTGTAACAAATTTCAAACAG ATCTCCAAAACGCTTGAGGAATTTGATGTAGAAGAGCAACCAAGTTCCTTATTAGAAAGACGATATACCAATATTAAAGTTATACAGTCTGGAGTAAAACAGTTGAAGAGTGATGAGCAT aaatttttCACTGAAGATGGGAAAGAGTATATGTATGAAAAACTTTGCCTATGTGCTGGAGCAAtaccaaaattaatttttgaaggAAATCCATATGTATTAGGAATCCGGGATACTGACAGTGCACAG gcttttcagaagcatttggCCCAAGCTCAGAGAATAGTGGTGGTAGGAAATGGTGGAATTGCACTTGAATTAGT GTATGAAATTGAAGGCTGTGAAGTAATCTGGGCTATCAAAGACAAAGCCATTGGGAACACCTTTTTTGATGCAGGAGCAGCTGAATTTCTTATTCCAAAGCTAACTGCTGAAAAACGGGAGACTCCAATTGAATGTAAAAGAACCAAGTATACAATGGAAG GaagtgagaaaaaagaaaaacctgtagCAGCATCTGACAAAGTGGGCAGTGCCTTAGGCCCCGACTGGCATGAGGGCTTAAATCTTAAAGGGACTAAAGAG TTTTCTCATAAAGTGCATATTGAAAAACTATGtgaagtaaagaaaatacaCTTACAGCAAGAATTTTTACAACTGCAACAGATGTCTTTGGCTTTtcctaaagaagagaagaacGTAGAACCAGATGAGG TGCTATGGCCTGTATATGTGGAATTAACTAATGGAAAAATTTACGGATGCGATTTCATTGTCAGTGCAACTGGTGTTGTGCCAAATGTCAAACCATTTCTTGATGGCAATAAT TTTGCTATAGGTGAAGATGGAGGTCTTAAAGTAGATAAACACATGCAAACGTCCCTGCCAGATATCTATGCAGCTGGGGATATCTGCACAGCATCGTGGGAACCTAGTCCAGTGTGGCATCAG atgagACTGTGGACTCAAGCTAGGCAGATGGGATGGTATGCAGCAAAATGCATGGCAGCAGATGCTTTAGGGGAATCTATTGATCTGGATTTCAGCTTCGAACTGTTTGCTCATGTAACAAAATTTTTCAATTACAAG gTGGTGGTTTTGGGAAAATACAATGCTCAAGGCTTGGGTTTAGACCATGAACTAATGCTGAGATGTACTAAGGGACAAGAGTATGTTAAAGTGGTGATGCAGAATGGACGAATGATGGGCGCTGTGCTGATTGGTGAAACAGACTTggaagaaacatttgaaaacttGATTTTAAATCAAATGGATCTTTCAGCCTATGGTGAAGATCTCCTGAATCCAGATATTGATATAGAAGATTATTTTGATTGA
- the RECQL gene encoding ATP-dependent DNA helicase Q1: protein MAAVAVLEEELLSIENELQAVEMQIQELLDKQQELIQKKTMLKGLIKKSSGDLEAGGSKETETSAEAWNKRDFPWYEKIKTALQSKFKLQKFRTLQLETVNAVMSGKDVFLVMPTGGGKSLCYQLPAVCSDGFTLVICPLISLMEDQLMVLEQLGISATLLNASSSKEHVKWVHTEMLKRNSQLKLIYVTPEKIAKSKMFMSKLEKAYQAGCLARIAVDEVHCCSQWGHDFRPDYKSLGILKRQFPNAPLIGLTATATNHVLKDAQTILHVQKCITFTASFNRPNLYYEVRHKPSSNEDFIEDIVKVINGRYKGLSGIVYCFSQKDSEQVTMSLQKLGIKAGTYHANMDAKYKTKVHKGWAANQIQVVVATVAFGMGIDKPDVRFVIHHSMSKSMENYYQESGRAGRDDQKADCILYYGFGDIFRISSMVVMENVGQEKLYDMVSYCQNASKCRRVLIARHFDEVWDSAHCNRMCDNCCRENSLEKMDITEYCRDLIKILEQAENMSEKLTPLKLVDAWSGKGVSKLRVAEVIPPKLPREEMERIIAHLLLQQYLKEDFSFTAFATISYLKIGPKAGLLKNEAHHITIQGTTNKKSVHRNKPSESSTSKGSSENAQTISETVQDSAVKKSQERKRHNCGSNLKAKKFKLQAGGDDQPVVLD, encoded by the exons ATGGCAGCTGTTGCAG TGCTAGAGGAGGAATTGCTTTCCATTGAAAatgagctgcaggcagtggaGATGCAGATTCAGGAGCTTCTGGATAAACAACAGGAACTTATTCAGAAGAAGACAATGTTAAAAGGGCTGATAAAGAAGTCTTCAGGAGACTTGGAGGCAGGGGGAAGTAAAGAAACTGAAACCTCAGCTGAAGCGTGGAACAAAAGAG atTTTCCATGGTATGAGAAGATAAAAACTGCATTGCAGAGCAAGTTTAAACTCCAGAAGTTCAGGACCTTGCAACTTGAAACAGTAAATGCTGTAATGTCAGGAAAGGATGTATTTCTCGTTATGCCTACAGGTGGTGGAAAGAGCCTTTGTTATCAGTTACCGGCTGTCTGTTCTGATG GTTTCACACTCGTGATATGTCCTTTGATATCACTTATGGAAGATCAACTCATGGTTCTTGAACAGCTTGGCATTTCTGCAACTTTATTAAATGCTTCAAGCAGTAAG GAACATGTGAAGTGGGTTCATACTGAAATGCTAAAAAGAAATTCACAACTGAAGCTCATTTATGTGACCCCGGAGAAGattgcaaaaagcaaaatgttcatGTCAAAGCTAGAGAAAGCTTATCAAGCAGGGTGTCTTGCTCGCATTGCTGTAGATGAGGTCCACTGTTGTAGTCAGTGGGGCCATGACTTCAGGCCTG ACTACAAGTCCCTTGGTATCTTGAAAAGACAGTTTCCCAATGCTCCCTTGATTGGGTTAACTGCAACTGCTACAAATCATGTTTTAAAGGATGCTCAGACAATTTTGCATGTTCAGAAATGCATTACTTTTACGGCGTCTTTCAACCGGCCCAATCTTTACTATGAG GTTCGGCATAAACCTTCAAGTAATGAAGATTTCATCGAGGACATTGTTAAGGTCATTAATGGAAGATACAAAGGGCTCTCAG GAATAGTGTACTGCTTTTCTCAGAAGGACTCTGAGCAAGTTACTATGAGTTTGCAGAAACTGGGAATCAAGGCAGGGACATACCATGCAAATATGGATGCTAAATATAAGACCAAAGTTCATAAAGGATGGGCAGCAAATCAAATCCAG GTTGTAGTGGCAACTGTTGCTTTTGGCATGGGAATTGATAAACCTGATGTGAGGTTTGTAATTCATCATTCCATGAGCAAGTCAATGGAGAACTACTATCAAGAGAGTGGACGTGCAG gTAGGGATGACCAAAAAGCTGACTGCATTTTGTATTATGGTTTTGGAGATATATTCAGAATCAGCTCAATGGTAGTGATGGAAAATGTAGGGCAAGAGAAGCTGTACGATATGGTGTCTTACTGCCAGAATGCAAGCAA GTGTCGCCGGGTCCTCATAGCCCGTCATTTTGATGAAGTATGGGATTCTGCACACTGCAACAGAATGTGTGAtaactgctgcagagaaaact CACTTGAGAAAATGGATATCACAGAGTACTGCAGGGATCTAATCAAGATACTTGAGCAAGCTGAAAACATGAGTGAGAAACTCACTCCACTGAAGTTAGTTGATGCATGGTCTGGGAAAGGTGTATCAAAATTAAGGGTGGCTGAAGTTATTCCACCAAAGCTCCCTCGAGAGGAAATGGAGAGAATCATTGCCCATTTACTGCTGCAGCAGTATCTGAA GGAAGACTTCAGCTTCACGGCATTTGCTACAATATCCTACCTGAAGATAGGACCAAAAGCAGGACTGCTGAAAAATGAGGCGCACCACATCACAATACAAGGgacaacaaacaagaaaagtgTTCACAGG AATAAACCATCTGAGTCTTCAACTTCAAAAGGAAGTAGTGAAAATGCTCAGACTATTTCAGAGACTGTCCAAGATTCAGCAGTGAAGAAGTCACAAGAACGTAAACGGCATAACTGTGGATCTAACTTAAAAGCAAAGAAGTTTAAGCTTCAAGCAGGTGGAGATGACCAGCCAGTAGTTCTTGACTGA